One Verrucomicrobiota bacterium genomic window, GCTTCGAGTGGCTGGAGTCGGTTCCCGACGATGCGTTCACGCTGCACGGCGAGTACCCAGATCACACGTCAGATCCCACCACCGGCGACCTCAACGCGTGGGTCATGATCGGCCACTCCGGCACCTGGCGGCCGACGATGGAGCACAACACCGATGCCGACATACGATTGCTCAATGTCAGGACGGGCGAACTGCGGCGCGTCCCGTTCCTTGGCGCGACGGCGCTACCCGGCTGCTTTCTCAAGGACAGAAAGCGTGTCGTCGTCACCGGCGTGATGTCGGGGCGGATGGGTCTCGGTCTCTACGAGGTTGACCTGAGCACGGGCGAGAACCGCGAGCTGGGTGGCGAGGTGCTTGCGAACGGGTTCTGCTTCGACCCGTGCGTCTCGCCCGACGGCAAGCTCATCGCCGTCAAGTTCATGAAGACTCCCAACCCGACGCGGCCTTCCCAGATCTACGTGGTCGACGTCAAGTCAGGCGACGCGCGGAAGATCGGCGAGATCGTCGGCGGCATACATCTTACGTGGATGCCGGATGGGAAGCACGTCCTCATGATGCGTGAGGAGTTCGTCGATTGGCGCAAAACGTCCGTCGGCACGATATGCACGATGGCGTTCGACGGCACCATCGAAGATATCCGTGAGGGCGAATGGCCGGTGCTCATCGGCGACAGCAAAATCATGTTCACGCCGCGCGGGGAGCGCGTTTGGCATACCTGCAACCTCGACGGGAGCAACGTGAAGATCCTGGGCGACGGCCTAGGCGATTACGGCTTCCCCACCGTCTCGCCGAGCGGCACGTACCTGTTGATGATGGGCTTCGGCGGCCCGCGCGGGCCGCGGCCCACGCTCATCAAGGTCGGCGAGTCGAGCGGCCGGGAAGCCGTCGAGCTTGGGGGCCTGTGGGCCTTTCCCGCGTGGCAGTAGGACGGCCCTGCCGGGCATATGGAAGGCGGGCCAGCTTGCCTGCCCCGGCTATGGTCTCGTCGTGCTCGTGACCCGCGACGCCGCTGAGCGGCCGTCAGTCGACCTATCCCCTTGGTCCCAAGATGAAGCGTGCCCGTTCCCGCCGAAGCATCTCGTAGGGCGTCATGCACTTGATCCTGAGACCGATGCACGCGTCCGGGATCTTGATCTTGCGCGCTGATGCGGATGGGATCTCATGGGTGACGACAGTGTGCTTCCCCGCGAGCGCGTGGGCGACAAGATAATAGTCGGCGACCTGCAAGAAGGAGCTCACGGCTGCTTGATCGTAGTGTTGGCCTGATGCCCATTCACTGACCGTCGCCAATGCGGGGAACACCGACGCATCCGGCCGAAGGAAGAACCCCTTATTGAGTGCAGCAGCCCACACGGACAGTTCGTCGTCCACGGCCTGAATCTCGTCACCCACCTTTTCGATGCTGAAAACACCGCCTGCTTCGTTCTGCCGGGTGAGCCACTCCCAGAACGCGGGACAGAAGTCCAGCCCATAGTGCAGGTTCTTGGCACGAATGAAGACATCAGCGTCGAGGAGGTAGCTCATCAGATACCCACCCCCAGCTCGTGGCCAAGCTGCTTGAGCGTAGACATCTTTTTCATGCCAAGCATGCGGAATGCCTCGGTGAAGGGCGTATGTCCCTCGAATGTGCTCACAACCAGGGCCCCCGCGAATCGCTTGCTGACTCGTGCACCGGTCGTCAGGTAGTAGTCGCCTCCGCCGCCTCTTCGGGCGAGGATGGCGCGCAACCGGTCTGCTTCTTCGCGATACGCCTCTTGGAAGGTGGTCCGATCGATGCGTTCGGCATCGAGAATCCTGCGGAGAATGACGAGCGTACTCACCTTGAATCGTCGGGCGAGTCGCGGTACGTCATCGAGCGGATCTGCACGGGTCAGTTCCTGCCGGACCACGTCGAGCGGCACCAGCAGCTCCGCGGCCACCATGTTGCACCACGCCTCGATACTCTGCGACGGCCGCGATGCAGGGCCGACGTCCGACAAGGCGCTCTCGCCGAGCCAGATGTGCGCCAGCTCGTGGGCCAGGGTAAACGCCTGCGCGGCCTTGGTGTCCTTGCCGTTGATGAAGACCAGCGGGGCGTATTCGTCCGACAGGGCGAAGCCTCGGAATTCCTCAGGATCAAGCGCGCGGCGGTTGTTGCCGCCAACAACACCACTCGTCATGACTAGCACGCCTGCCTCGTCGGCGTGCTCGATGAAGCGGCGCAGGGCATCGGTCCATGTCAGGCAGTGGCGGCGCGCCTCGAGACTGAAGCCCAGGGCGTCACGCATGCGTTGGGCGGTCTCCGGAATGGACGTCCGGCGATCGGCCGACCCCACGAAGGACACTGGTTTGTGCCCTGCGGAACGGGTGTGGTCCCGATACCAGGCCTGGCGCTGCTGGCAGATGTGGATGGTGTCCAACAGGTCGGGGCTCGGGTGACCGATGTGCTCGTTGCCGATCGTCCGAAGGTCCGGAATGGGCACTTGCTCTCGGGGGGGCGTCGGGAGGAACAAGTATCC contains:
- a CDS encoding DUF4411 family protein; this translates as MSYLLDADVFIRAKNLHYGLDFCPAFWEWLTRQNEAGGVFSIEKVGDEIQAVDDELSVWAAALNKGFFLRPDASVFPALATVSEWASGQHYDQAAVSSFLQVADYYLVAHALAGKHTVVTHEIPSASARKIKIPDACIGLRIKCMTPYEMLRRERARFILGPRG
- a CDS encoding ImmA/IrrE family metallo-endopeptidase; translation: CGRSIEELSARSQLRKLAQWESGKAAPTLRQLEVFACATYVPVGYLFLPTPPREQVPIPDLRTIGNEHIGHPSPDLLDTIHICQQRQAWYRDHTRSAGHKPVSFVGSADRRTSIPETAQRMRDALGFSLEARRHCLTWTDALRRFIEHADEAGVLVMTSGVVGGNNRRALDPEEFRGFALSDEYAPLVFINGKDTKAAQAFTLAHELAHIWLGESALSDVGPASRPSQSIEAWCNMVAAELLVPLDVVRQELTRADPLDDVPRLARRFKVSTLVILRRILDAERIDRTTFQEAYREEADRLRAILARRGGGGDYYLTTGARVSKRFAGALVVSTFEGHTPFTEAFRMLGMKKMSTLKQLGHELGVGI